ACGACGGTTACCCGGTCACGCTGCTCGTGCTCACCGCGATCAACATCTGCGGTTACGTGCTCGGCGTGCTGGCCTTCGGGCGGTACCTGAGCAGGGCGCAGACGCTGACCGTGCCGGAGTTCTTCGGCCGCCGCTTCGACTCCGCCGGCGTCCAGGCGCTCGCCGGGCTGCTGGTGGTGATCGGCATCGGCCTCTACCTGGTCGCGGTCACGCAGGGGCTGTCGCTCGTGGTCGGGCAGCTGCTCGACATCCCGGGCTGGTCGGCCCTGGTGCTGGTGTGGGCGGCGTACAGCATCTTCACGCTGATGTCCGGCTCCAAGGGCATCCTGATCAACGACACCCTGATGTTCGTGATCTTCATGCTGGCCGGCCTGGCCGGCATGTCGTGGTTGATCTTCCGCGCTGGCGGGCCGACCGCCGCCGTCGAACGGATGACCGAGCTGGCGGCGAAGCCGGACGCACTGACCTGGCACGGCGTCACCGGTGACGGCGCCTACATGGGCAGCCCTGGCGAGGTGCTGCTGTGGGCGGTCACCCTGGGGGTCGTCTGGGCGACGGTCGTCGCCATCAGCCCGTGGCAGTCCAGCCGCTACCTGATGGCGAAGAACGAGCACGTCTGCCTGCGCAGCGGCTTCGTTGCGATGGGCGCGCTCGGCCTGCTGTACGTCTTCCTGACTTTCGGCGGCTTCGCGATCAACCTGTACAAGCCGGATATCGATCCGTCCGAGGTGGCGTTCATCTGGGCGGCGCAGCACGTGCTGCCGCCGGCGCTCGGCGTGCTCGTCGTCACCGGCATCGTCGCGGCCGGGCTGTCGTCCGCCGCCGCGTTCCTCTCGCTGATCGGGTTCAGCGCCGCACACGACGTGCTGCCGTGGCTGCGGCGCCGGCAGGCGGACGCCGACGACGACCGGCAGGCCCTGCGGACGTCCCGGCTGGTCATGCTGCTGGCCGGCCTCGTGGTGCTCGGCGTGACCGCGGTGGCGCCGCCGGCGGTGCTGACCATCGGCTACTTCGCGGCGACGTTGTTCGCGGCCTCGTGGGGTCCGATCGCCATCTGGGCCGTGCACGGCAAGCGGCTCACCGCGCGTGGGGCGGCCGCCGGCATGACTGCCGGGTTCGTTGTGGCCGCGGTGCTGCAGGGGCTGGTGGAGTTCGCCGGGCTCGGCCTGCCGAGCTGGCTCGACCCGGTGCTGTTCGCGTTCGCGGCGAGCGTCGTCGCCGCCTACCTGGGCAACCTCGGGCAGCAGCCGAGCGCCGCCGCCGAGGAGTTCAGGCAGCGGCTGAAGCAGGTGCCGAGCGAGAACCTCGACCAGGCGAAGGTGGCGACCACGTCGCGGTACGCGATGGCCACCGGTGCGGTCTTCGTGTTCGCCGCGGTGGTGTTGGTGGCGTTCTACGCCCTGCCGATGAGCTCGTGAGCCAAGGTAAGGAGGCACCGTGACGGACGCCGGGTTGGCGCACGTACTCAGCCCGCTCACCGTCGGCCCGGTCGGGCTGCGCAACCGGGTCGTGTCCACGGCACACCAGACCGGTCTCGTGCACGACCACCTGCCCACGAGCGACCTGGTCGCGTACCACGCGGAACGGGCGAAGGGCGGGATCGGCGCGGTGTTCGTGGAGGCCTCGGCGGTGCACCCGACGGGCCTGCTGACGGCGCACACCATCGGCGCCTACCTGCCCGAGGTGGTGCCCGCCCTCGCCGCCGTCGCGTCGGCCGTACGCGACGGCGGCGGCCGTACGTTCATCCAGCTGTTCCACGGCGGGCGGGAGCAGATCGCGTCGGCGCCGCGACCGGCGGCGGTCGCGCCGAGCGCGGTGCCGACCGCGAGGTTCCACGTCGAGCCGCGTGCCCTGAGCCGCCGCGAGATCCGCGAGCTCGTCGCCGGCTACGCGCGGTCGGCGCGGCACGCCGAGGCGGCCGGCCTGGACGGCGTCGAGGTCTCCGCAGCGCACGGCTATCTGCACGCGCAGTTCATGTCGCCGCGCAGCAACGTCAGGGACGACGAGTACAAGGACCGGTTGCGCTTCACCGTGGAGACGCTCGCCGCGATCCGCGACGAGGTGGGCGACCGGCTCGCCGTAGGGGTGCGGCTGAGTATCGACGAGATGAGCCTCGGCAGCCTGCGCGCTGCGAGCTGTCGCGAGCTGGCGGCGCAGCTGTGCGAGGCGGTGCACCTCGACTTCGTGTCGTTCGCGCTCGGCGACTCCGCGACGCACGAAGGATCCTCGTACATCGCGCCGCCACCGCCGGTGCCCGCCGGCCACGTCTTCGACTTCCTCGGCGGCGTGCGCGAGGAGCTACCTGCGCACGTCCGGGTGCTGGCGGCGACCCGTGTGGTCGATCTCGCCGACGCCGAGGACGCAGTTGCCGGTGGGCTGGTCGACGCGGTGGGCATGACCCGGGCGCACATCGCGGAGCCGCACCTGGTGCGCAAGACGGTCGCCAGCGAGCCCGCGATCCCGTGCATCGGTTGCAACCAGGGCTGCATCGGCCACTACCACGCGGGCCTGCCGATCGCCTGCATCACCAACGTACGTACCGGCAGGGAGGCGACCATGGCGCAGCGGCCCGCTGCGCCGGCGGTCGCGTCCGGGCGCTCGACGCTCGTCGTCGGCGGCGGCCCGGCCGGGGTGACCGCCGCCGTCGCCGCCGCGGAGGACGGCGACGTCGTGGAGCTCGCCGACCGCGCGTCGCGGCTCGGCGGCCAGCTCGCGGTCGCCGGCCAGGCACCCGGCCACGCGGAGGCCTGGACCCGGTGGTGGCGGTGGTCGGCAGCCGAGCTCGACCGGCTGGGCGTGCGGGTGCGCCTCGGTGCCGAGCTCGCGGCGGCCGACTGCGCCGGCTACGACCGGGTGGTGGTCGCGACCGGTGCCCGCCCGTACGCGCCGGAGCTGCCCGCGATCGACGGGGTACGGCTGGTCGACGCCTGGACGGCCATCGAGACGCCGGGCCAGCTGTCCGGGCCGGTGCTCGTGGCCGACTGGGGCGGCGACTGGATCGGGCTGGACGCGGCGGAGACCCTCGCGTCCGGCGGCCACCAGGTGACGCTCGCGTACGCCGGTGCGACGCCGGGTGAGCTGGTGCACCTGTACCAACGCAACGCCTACCTGGGCCGGCTGGACGCGCTCGGCGTCGCGCTGCTGCCGCACCACGAGCTGGTCGGCGTCGACGGCCGCACAGTGCTGCGCAACGTGTTCTCCGGCCGCACAGCGCCGCTGCCGGCGGGAACCGCGACTGTGGTGTACGCGCACGGCCGGGTGCCCGTGGACGCGCTCTGGAACGAGCTGGAGGGCCAGCCGCACGTGTCGAGGGTCGGGGACGCCTGCGGCCCGCGTGGGCTGGAAGAGGCCACGCTGGAGGCGACGACCGCGCTCCAGTGCGGTTAGGTCCGGTTCAGTCGCGGGTGTCTCCTGGCTGCCACTCCACGTCGCCGTGTCCGGCATTGGCGGCACGGGCGAGGATGAAGAGCAGGTCGGAGAGCCGGTTCAGGTACGCGGCGGTGAGTGGGTTGATCGTGTCGCCGTGTTCCTCGATGGCCGCCCAGGTGGCCCGTTCCGCCCGGCGAGTCGTCGTGCGCGCCACGTGCAGCAGCGCCGCACCGCGGGTACCGCCGGGCAGCACGAAGCTACGCAGGGTCGGCAGGTCCGCGTTGAACTCGTCACACGCCGTTTCCAGGCGGTCGACGTAGCCCTGGTCGATGCGCAACGGCGGGTACTGCGGGTCGGGGACGATCGGCGCGGAGATGTCGGCGCCGACGTCGAACAGCTCGTTCTGCACCCGGCCGAGCAGCCGCACCATGGCGTCGGGCAGCTCGCCGAGCGCAATTGCTGCGCCGATCGTGCAGTTCGCCTCGTCGACGTCACCGTACGCGGCGACCCGGGAGTCCGTCTTCGCCGTACGCGACATGTCACCGAGCGCGGTCGTGCCGTCGTCACCGACCCGGGTGTAGATCTGTGAGAGCACCAGCTTCGACTTCTTCACCATGCTGGCAGGCTATCCGTTCCACTGCGGCCAGCGGGCTGCGCCTCACGGCGCTGACGTAGCATGCCGCGGATGGAACGCTTCCGAGTCGAAGGTGGTGCCAGGCTCACCGGCGCCGTCGAGGTGACGGGCGCGAAGAACAGCGTGCTCAAGTTGATGGCCGCGGCACTGCTCGCCGAGGGCACCACGCAGCTGGACGCGGTGCCCGACATCCTCGACGTCCGGATGATGGCCGAGCTGCTCGACGGGCTCGGCTGTCGCGCCGAGCGCACCAACGGGGCCGTGCAGGTCGCCGTGCCCGCCCGCCTCGGGCACGAGGCCGGTTACGACGTCGTGCGCCGGCTGCGCGCGTCGATCTGCGTGCTCGGCCCGCTGGTCGCGCGCACCGGCGAGGCACGGGTGGCGCTGCCCGGCGGCGACGCGATCGGGTCCCGCGGGCTGGACATGCACATCGCCGGGCTGGAGAAGCTCGGCGCCACGATCGAGAGCGAGCACGGTTTCCTGATCGCACGGGCGCCGCACGGGCTGCGCGGCCAGACCGTCGTCCTCGACTTCCCGAGCGTCGGGGCCACCGAGAACATCCTGATGGCCGCGGTGCTCGCGCAGGGACGCACGGTCATCGACAACGCCGCGCGCGAGCCGGAGATCGTGGACATCGCTGAGATGCTGCAGCAGATGGGCGCGAAGATCGGCGGCGCCGGCACGTCGACGATCGAGGTGGACGGCGTGCCAGGGCTGGCGGCCGTGCGGCACGTGACGACACCTGACCGGATCGTCGCCGGCACGTTCGCGTTCGCCGCGGCCATGACCCGCGGTGACGTGCTCGTCCGAGGTGCCCGCGCAGACCACCTGGAGCTACCGCTGGAGAAGCTGACGGGGGCGGGCGCCGAGATCGAGGAGGAGCTCGGCGGCGTACGCGTCCGGATGGACGGCCGGCCGCGGGCGATCGACGTGGTGACGTTGCCTTACCCCGGGTTCCCGACCGACCTGCAGCCGATGGTCATCGCGTTGAACGCGGTCGCCGATGGCGCGGCGATGATCACGGAGAACGTCTTCGAGGCGCGGTTCATGTTCGTCAACGAGATGATCAGGCTCGGCGCGGACATCCACATCGACGGGCACCACGCGGCAGTGCGGGGGAGGGAACAACTGTCCGGCGCGCCGGTGCAGGCGACCGACATCCGCGCCGGTGCGGGCTTGGTGCTCGCCGGGCTGGTTGCCGACGGTGTCACGACGGTGGGTAGTGCGTTCCACATCGACCGTGGCTACCCGAGGTTCCTGGAGCAGCTGGCCGCGCTCGGTGCGGCGGTCGGGCGCGAGCCCGACCCGCACGCGTTCCCGACCTGAGAACCTCCGCCGTCACTGCGGCGGGGGATCGAGCACCTCGACCAGCCGGAAGCGCTCTGCGACGACCTGCGTGTCGTCGGTCACCGTGAACGCCGGGTCGCCGAGTGCGTTGCACATCTGCTCGCTGTGCCAGAAGCTCTCGTGCGCCGACCGCCACTCGGCGACCGAGGCGTAGCCCTCGCCTTCGTCGATCGCGTGCTGCAGGTCGACGTCGCGTGCCGGGAACACACGTACCTGCACGGTCTCGATCACCGCGACCGGCCGGCCGGCCGAGTCGACGACGGCGCTGCGCTCGCCCGGCTGGGGGAGCGGCTCGCCGTCGAGCTCGTACTCGACCAGCAGGCCGGTCGTGGTCGTCTTGGCGCCGGCGAGGATCGCCGCGACGAGCTCGTCGCGCAGCGGCCCGGGGAACGCGAACTCGGCTGTCGGCAGGTCGGTCGGTGGCATCCGTCCAACGTACGGCACCGCGGGTCAGCGCAGTGCCCTGGCGTGCCTCGACCACAGCGCCACGACCAGCCCGGCGGTGATTAGCACGACGTTCTTCGCGACGAACTCGCCCTCCATGGTCATCAGCAGTGGGTTGCCGTTCGTGAAGGCGACCTCGGGCTGCATCACGTAGACGAGGAACGTCCCGCCCAGGTGCGCGATCATCGCGGCGCACGCCAGGCCGACGAGCTTGCCGCTGACCAGTACCAGGCCGAGGAGCACCTCGAACGCGCCGAGTGCGGGCACGACCCAGGCGGCGTCGAACCAGGGCAGTGCGCCGGCGACGAGGTCGCCTACCGGAGTGACG
This genomic stretch from Streptosporangiales bacterium harbors:
- a CDS encoding sodium:solute symporter family protein, whose translation is MFAAGVLGSFVLYLVIGAVVGRKVRSRSEYYVAGRSAPTALVAGTLVASFLSTVSFMGELGFSYDGYPVTLLVLTAINICGYVLGVLAFGRYLSRAQTLTVPEFFGRRFDSAGVQALAGLLVVIGIGLYLVAVTQGLSLVVGQLLDIPGWSALVLVWAAYSIFTLMSGSKGILINDTLMFVIFMLAGLAGMSWLIFRAGGPTAAVERMTELAAKPDALTWHGVTGDGAYMGSPGEVLLWAVTLGVVWATVVAISPWQSSRYLMAKNEHVCLRSGFVAMGALGLLYVFLTFGGFAINLYKPDIDPSEVAFIWAAQHVLPPALGVLVVTGIVAAGLSSAAAFLSLIGFSAAHDVLPWLRRRQADADDDRQALRTSRLVMLLAGLVVLGVTAVAPPAVLTIGYFAATLFAASWGPIAIWAVHGKRLTARGAAAGMTAGFVVAAVLQGLVEFAGLGLPSWLDPVLFAFAASVVAAYLGNLGQQPSAAAEEFRQRLKQVPSENLDQAKVATTSRYAMATGAVFVFAAVVLVAFYALPMSS
- a CDS encoding FAD-dependent oxidoreductase; this translates as MTDAGLAHVLSPLTVGPVGLRNRVVSTAHQTGLVHDHLPTSDLVAYHAERAKGGIGAVFVEASAVHPTGLLTAHTIGAYLPEVVPALAAVASAVRDGGGRTFIQLFHGGREQIASAPRPAAVAPSAVPTARFHVEPRALSRREIRELVAGYARSARHAEAAGLDGVEVSAAHGYLHAQFMSPRSNVRDDEYKDRLRFTVETLAAIRDEVGDRLAVGVRLSIDEMSLGSLRAASCRELAAQLCEAVHLDFVSFALGDSATHEGSSYIAPPPPVPAGHVFDFLGGVREELPAHVRVLAATRVVDLADAEDAVAGGLVDAVGMTRAHIAEPHLVRKTVASEPAIPCIGCNQGCIGHYHAGLPIACITNVRTGREATMAQRPAAPAVASGRSTLVVGGGPAGVTAAVAAAEDGDVVELADRASRLGGQLAVAGQAPGHAEAWTRWWRWSAAELDRLGVRVRLGAELAAADCAGYDRVVVATGARPYAPELPAIDGVRLVDAWTAIETPGQLSGPVLVADWGGDWIGLDAAETLASGGHQVTLAYAGATPGELVHLYQRNAYLGRLDALGVALLPHHELVGVDGRTVLRNVFSGRTAPLPAGTATVVYAHGRVPVDALWNELEGQPHVSRVGDACGPRGLEEATLEATTALQCG
- a CDS encoding cob(I)yrinic acid a,c-diamide adenosyltransferase, with amino-acid sequence MVKKSKLVLSQIYTRVGDDGTTALGDMSRTAKTDSRVAAYGDVDEANCTIGAAIALGELPDAMVRLLGRVQNELFDVGADISAPIVPDPQYPPLRIDQGYVDRLETACDEFNADLPTLRSFVLPGGTRGAALLHVARTTTRRAERATWAAIEEHGDTINPLTAAYLNRLSDLLFILARAANAGHGDVEWQPGDTRD
- the murA gene encoding UDP-N-acetylglucosamine 1-carboxyvinyltransferase — protein: MPRMERFRVEGGARLTGAVEVTGAKNSVLKLMAAALLAEGTTQLDAVPDILDVRMMAELLDGLGCRAERTNGAVQVAVPARLGHEAGYDVVRRLRASICVLGPLVARTGEARVALPGGDAIGSRGLDMHIAGLEKLGATIESEHGFLIARAPHGLRGQTVVLDFPSVGATENILMAAVLAQGRTVIDNAAREPEIVDIAEMLQQMGAKIGGAGTSTIEVDGVPGLAAVRHVTTPDRIVAGTFAFAAAMTRGDVLVRGARADHLELPLEKLTGAGAEIEEELGGVRVRMDGRPRAIDVVTLPYPGFPTDLQPMVIALNAVADGAAMITENVFEARFMFVNEMIRLGADIHIDGHHAAVRGREQLSGAPVQATDIRAGAGLVLAGLVADGVTTVGSAFHIDRGYPRFLEQLAALGAAVGREPDPHAFPT
- a CDS encoding ASCH domain-containing protein, translated to MPPTDLPTAEFAFPGPLRDELVAAILAGAKTTTTGLLVEYELDGEPLPQPGERSAVVDSAGRPVAVIETVQVRVFPARDVDLQHAIDEGEGYASVAEWRSAHESFWHSEQMCNALGDPAFTVTDDTQVVAERFRLVEVLDPPPQ